A stretch of Lathyrus oleraceus cultivar Zhongwan6 chromosome 6, CAAS_Psat_ZW6_1.0, whole genome shotgun sequence DNA encodes these proteins:
- the LOC127097357 gene encoding probable F-box protein At5g04010 yields MKKKIQTSMEKETPAIQSWEVLILVAHHLDPKTLAIASCVSRSWLHSMSSDELWKPIVTTHFPSLSTLPSAVSYCHLFALGHSAALRRRQTLSKPTLSLSDLVFGVSITSKRESRVVAAASIPVDALVVDPPGVFSFGVGLEECVLMKNEGLEEVVKVTWNVVVKGWRGIFTLMDCERKVRFAGGGEEWFSQELPAPSCCSKVVASSVVADMKVGMCDSGGKVRVEKVRMGILSVVDWRYVGVEDGLRYLQHFLLT; encoded by the coding sequence ATGAAAAAGAAGATTCAAACCTCCATGGAAAAGGAAACTCCTGCAATTCAATCATGGGAAGTTCTTATCCTCGTGGCACATCATCTTGACCCCAAAACATTGGCCATAGCTTCATGCGTATCAAGATCATGGCTACATTCTATGTCCTCTGATGAACTTTGGAAACCAATCGTAACCACCCATTTTCCTTCTCTTTCAACTCTTCCATCCGCCGTTTCATATTGCCACCTGTTCGCATTAGGCCACTCTGCCGCCTTGCGCCGCCGCCAGACTCTTTCGAAGCCAACCCTCTCCCTAAGTGACCTCGTGTTTGGGGTCTCCATTACTTCGAAGCGCGAATCTCGCGTGGTAGCGGCCGCATCCATACCTGTGGACGCACTGGTGGTGGACCCTCCTGGCGTGTTTAGTTTTGGTGTTGGTTTGGAGGAGTGTGTATTGATGAAGAACGAGGGTTTGGAGGAGGTGGTTAAGGTAACGTGGAATGTGGTGGTGAAAGGATGGAGAGGGATTTTCACTTTGATGGATTGCGAGAGGAAGGTGAGGTTTGCGGGTGGCGGCGAGGAGTGGTTTTCACAGGAGCTACCGGCGCCGAGTTGTTGTTCAAAAGTGGTGGCGAGTTCAGTGGTGGCGGATATGAAGGTGGGGATGTGTGATAGTGGTGGGAAAGTGAGGGTGGAGAAGGTAAGGATGGGGATTTTGAGTGTTGTTGATTGGAGGTATGTTGGTGTTGAAGATGGTCTTAGATACTTGCAACATTTTCTTCTAACTTAA